A region of the Sarcophilus harrisii chromosome 3, mSarHar1.11, whole genome shotgun sequence genome:
AAGTAGAATTTCTGGGGATACCCATAATTAGAGGGTGTGAAACGGATGATAAATGAgtcaagaagaaagaggaaaccCACGCAACATGATCTTGCAGCACTCCACAGAGCATTTGGTTTGGAGTCACTGAGAAAACTCTTCCTGAATTTTCTTTAAGTCAAAGCTTTATTTCCCCAAAGCTGGCTGGCCAAGTAGAATGGGCAAACTAATTGGCATTTAGGGTCTGGGGGAGAAAGCTTATGTACCATCATTTTGGCTCCAAGCCATGATGGGAATTGTAGGACTGTTAAAAACAGTATTTTGTCAGGCAGTAGCTTAGCCACAGGGTCTCTTAAAAACAGAATCAGTCAAAATGGCAACTTGGTTGTCTGAGGTCAAGAAACAGTCGATCAACAGCAAGAGTCCTTCTAGGGCCCAGCAAGCAGAACGTACTAATGTTAGAGgttttggaaagtgttttggtATTAATTTTCATAAGCTAGTCCAGTGCCCAACATGTCCTCCATActcagagagaagaaagtatccAAGGGCAGAGTTAGTTAGCTGAGTCAGAAGCAGCGGGGACATGGGAGTGTCCAGCAGAGCGGGTGATTTTAAGTAGAAAAGTTTCAGTTCAGTGGTGAAATCAGAAACTTGATAGATGGGCCAtaagaagagagaacaaaaggagaaagtggGGGGTGTCCCTTCCCTCATCTGGGTCCCAATTTTCTTGTTTCTccagtgagaaaaagaaaataactggtCTCTGAGGTTATTCATATCCTGGTGAATCTTTTGTTCCAAAGCACAAATGCCTTGGGCCCTGGTCACTTTCTTTCTGCTATAATGGTCCCTATTTGCAAGGCTCTGAACCAaacatcattttctctttcctcccttggCTCAGGACGATTTTTTCACAAAAAGATCATAGACTTAGGTATAGACAGAACTTTAGAAATCACCTACCTTGCTGCTCACGAGTCGGCATACAAGAGCATTAAAGATCAACAGAGGGAGGAGCCTGAGAGGTCCCTTCATGACAGAGGAAATATTCTCACTTCTCACACAAAGGTCTTCTGGCTACAACTCACACAGTGTCTCCTCTTCAGAGCAAAAAAGCTGCTTAGATATCAGTCCATCTCAGGGTTTTAGAGAATAAGACTGAGGCCCCAAGAGGGAAAGAAGATCATACACTTActtcttttagtttttgttttaaataaagcaaGGATTCAGACAGGGACAGGGACACTATTTAGTGTCTCATCTTCAGGGATGGTATAACCTTAATGCCCTACCTCTCCATTCATTTTACACAGCTGTAAACTGAGCCAGAGGGAAGGAAGACATTTATTCAAGAATTTTAGTGATAGCCTCTCTGAACTTTTCTTTGCAAAGTTGAGTcccagaaggaaaatattttgatcGGCTGTGCTAGATCCTCCAAATTAGCTTCAGTCTAATTGGAGGTGGACCAAATGTAAGCAGTATGAAGAGGGTCTTCAGAGTCTTATTTTGATACTTCAGTCATAAATCATGTAATGCCTTTGAGACTCATgatgctcatctgtaaaatggccctAATAATACCTCGAACCCCCTCATGGGAGCATTCTGAGTCCAAATGAGAAAAGGCATGCAAATCATTTGATAGATTTTGAAATACTACAAATTAGCTTTTAtttcagaaggggaaactgaaacCTCTCCTATGTTCTCCTATAACTTCTAGTCCTCTCAGTATTTAACACTTCTCCCCATCTCACCTACCTgacctctcccctcctctcatGGCAGGTGGGTCACCTGCAAAAGCAAAGAGCACCAAATTGCCCTAACTGAAAGACTCCTCATCCCCAGACCAAGCCAATTTCCTTCTCAATGTTGATCTCTGATTGTTGGGTCAAGATCCCCAAGATGCTCCCTGGGTCTgtgttcattcttcctttttctctctctgccgGATTAAAAGAGGGATTCTAAatctcccagccctgacaccaaCCACACAGTCGTCCTCAGGAGAGCTGTATTATGCAACCATCAACTTTGGGAGACCCAAGTCCTGAGAAGACCTGGAGAGTCAGAACCCAGGGAGTCTTGGGGGCCAAACCAAATCTTCCAAGAAAAGTCTCTAGAGGCACTAGGACttaggaaggaggaagaacaagAGAAAAGCCTTCATTCATGCATAGAAGATGCTCATTGCTCTTTCTGGAGCCCTCGTATGAAGTTTTGTTTCTAAGTAAGGTTCATGTCAATTCTATTTTCAGTGTTCGAAGGTTTCTTCCCTCATTGCATCATTCCTAGCTCTGACTTCTCTCTGTAAGGTCTTCCCAAGCTCTGACCTCTGAGGAGAACTTTTCCTGCTCTTGTTTTATTTACTGTTGCTCTGAATCTCTCTTCGCCTGGCTAGGGCTCCAGTGTCCCGTCCACAGTAAGTACCAGAACCCGCCTCCAGTGCTTCAGAACTCGCTCCAGATTATTACATGCAAATGCCAGCGGCAGTGACAGTGCAGGAGGGCTTGTGCATCACCATTCTCTGTACTTTCCATCACCCTCCAACCTCCTCTTCTGCAGCTCATGGATATTGGTTTAAGGAGGGGTCCAATACCGATGTAGCCCAACCTGTGGCTACAAATGATCCAATGCGAGAGGTGCAGGAGGCATTTAGGGGACGATTCCACCTGGTCGGGGACCCTCTGAAGAACAACTGCACACTGCGCATCACAGACGCTCGGAAAGAAGACAGTGGGAAATACTTCTTTCGCATACAAAGGGGAGAGCAAAAATTCAATTACATCAATTATCATCTTGACCTGAAGGTGACAGGTATGACATGTTATGGGGCAGGAAAAGCCCAGCATCTCAGAAGCTTTTCTGAATAACGTCCCAGGGAAAGGACAGAGCTCAGCATCCCATAAACCTTTCTCGATAATGTCCCAAGGAAAGGACAGAGCCCAGGGGTTTGAATCAGGGCAAATGGCAAAGTTGGGGCAAGGTCTGGAGGTTGGGAGAGCGGGAGAGGGGGACACCCTGTGGTCTCATCTCTGTGGCAGCCAGGTAGGACTGAATGATGCACACCCTGAGGACTTCTGAATGCCCTGAGAGGTAGGAGGAGAGCCGGGGGTGTCAGAGGAGGAAGGGGAACGTGGGGTAAGGAGGTGATGAAGAATGGGGGACAGCTTTGGGGCCATCAACAAAAAGGGGAACCGGTGTGGAAAAAGCAAAATGGCTCAGACAGAAGATCCAGGAGATCCCAAGGGAGTAAGGCCAAACAGGGGCTTGAGGGGTCACCCAAAAGTAGGACACCCCAGGAGTGTCCTGGGGCTCCACTCTATCGAAAGAGTGACATGTGGCATTAGGGCAGCAGAGGGCCTTGCTGGAGCCGGGGGCTTTCCTCCCCACTCCTCTTTATTTCCCCAGACCTGACAGAGAAGCCAGTCATCTACAGTCCAGGAGCTCCTGAGGAGGGCCAGTTGGCGACCTTGGCTCTGTTTAGGCCCCTTGGATAAGGTTTGAGGGGACACTGACCTCTCCTGACCGGGGCCGCTGTCCTCCCCAGCAGCCCGAGTTCACACTTCTCCCATTTCTGGGCCTCCGTGCTGAAGCTCCAGGACCATGGCAGCAACCTCACCTGTGGGATGACCTTCCCTGGAGCCGGTGGGAGAGCTCTCACCGAGAGAACCATCCAGCTCAATGTAACCTGTGAGTGTGGGGGCCGGGACGCCTGAGTCTGGAACAGCGGGCGGATGGAGAGGAAACATGAGGCTGGCAGCCAGAGCACCAGGAacagggggaagggatggagggtcCCCCAGGGAGTGTGGACAGAGCAGGGGAGGCAGGTGTGCCAGATGCTTCCTCCGACTCTTCCTCAGCCCGCCCAGAAGAGCGTCAGCCTGTCAGGGATGCTCCTTGGGATAGATCAGGGTCCTCACAGCCATCAGGTCCAGCCCTGCCCTCATGTTACAAAAGCAGGAGAAAAGTCATGCAAACTGGCTGTGAAGGGGTTAGCAAGGAGCAGAGCAGCATTTGGACCCAGTCCTTGAATCCCAGcttctttctctccccaataATAGTTGTTGTTATTATGATTATACTTGGGGTATCACTTCAAAGTCAGGAGTCAGGCCTCTGGCCAACAACCGTTTGAATTGAGGGAAAGCCTGGCGTAAACCTTGGCCCCCACTGTGAAGGGGAAGGTCTCAGCCCGAATTGAGCCTCTGCATCCTGGGGGATGCTGTGGGGCAGGGAGCCTTGGAGAGTCATGGGGCAGGATGCAGGATCCCCGGCTGAGGAGGGAAGTGGGAGCTCAGGGGCCAGTGGCACCCAGAcctaagaagagagtgagaggaaatgtggtgaggagggagggaaagaactaGAATTTGGGAGGCAATGTGAGTCTCTGCCCATGGAGACAGCCTAAATTAGTCCTCGAGGGTCTGAGATCTTGGTGATGGAGAAAATTTGTGGCTGAAAGAGTGAGAAGCCTGTGGCCTCCCCAGAAAGCCCTGGAATGTAGTTTTAGGAAAAGGAAGCCTGAAACATGGCTCACTTTGTTGCCTGCCCCCGGCAAAGCCCCTTCTCAGCCACAGTAACTTTTCTGCAAAATAGAGCAATATTTGCACTATGAAGCTCCCAACAGTCATGGGGAGTGTTTTCTAGAACTTCTCAATGCAGTGAAAGTTTAGATAAGGGAATGTTGGGACCAGGGACAGGATGCCCGGTTCCCTGGGAGAGCCGCCCttgtctaatctttttttttttttttcagctaaaaCAAAGCCAGACCCCCTCACAGTCTACATCGGGGCATTTTTTGCATTTAAGATCATGGTCTTTCTCACCTTGGGTCTCATCCTGACATGGTGAGTGAAGTCATGATTTGGACAAGACcattttattagagctttttctGTTTGTGGAATAAAAAGGTGATTCTCTGAGATTTATCCAGCTATGAAACTTGCTCTTAATTCTGTCCCCTTGGATCAAAGAGGATAAGTTAATCTTCCCCATTGACAACTTTATACATCTATTTATGGGTATTGCTGTATAGGTGCCCCATCCCCTTCTTACCTGCATTTTTAAATGGGAGAAACCACCTTCCTTTTTAACTGGGCTCTGAACATCATCCCtgacctggaattctctccctcctttcctgttGGCTTCCCTAGCTTACTTTAAGTGACAAGTATAATTCCACAGGAAGCATCCCCCAACCTGTTTTCactctagtgccttctctctcttaattattGCCAGTTTTTCCTGTATAAagcttctttgtatatatttatttgcatgttagaggacagggactgtctttttcctctttttgacaAAATGACAGTATTTAGAGCATGTTTTTGGTCACCAAAAGacagcaaaaagaaatagatgagactttaaacatatatttgtattgatttttgaattctgtattattttgttttcaaactcTCTCCTTCCATCCGTTCTTTATAATAAGATttgatttttcaattcaattcttttgaaattgtaCTAGatcattgtttttgttctttttaaagtaacatttcatttttccaaatgcatgtaaacatagtttgcaaaaccttgttttccattttccctcctcctcccctccccatgaTATCCAGCTAATTATAGCTAACATTACTTTGTGCTTACTACATGTTAGTTACTGTGCTAAAAGCTTCACAATTTTGATTCTTATAATATCCTTGTTGTAATTATGATCCTCTTTATGCagataagggaaactgaggcaggcaggggtTAATTAACTTGTTGAAGCTCACACAGCCGTACAGGTAGGAAGCATATGAGGGGCTAGACTCTAGATTTTGGTCTTGACCCTTGGTTATCAAGTACCTTTAGATATAACACGCTTCTGCCTGGAAcatctgcttctctttttttctctgtcttgatTGGGAAAATGTTGCaagtttccccttttttttggtttctcccccttttctctcgtGCGCAGTTACAGACTTATTAGACTTTTATACTTCCTGCCTTTCTACTAGACAATGTCAGCATAGGCAGTCCAGGAGAATTAAGTTAGAAGGCAGTGAGAGTTTCTTTGGGTCCCTCAACTCCCACCTTGTTTCTCAGCTGCTCCTGCTGAGCCAGTGATCCCACTCTAGATTTTCCTCCCTTCCGTTTCCCCTATGGTTCTGAATCCTGCAACCCCTTTGGGCAGAGTGATCCGGTGAACCGAGCCCGGTTCTCAAGCCTCTTGATTCAGAGATGATGCTCTGCCTCTCTCATCCATATGGGAGGTGGGTGAGTAGTGTCAGGATGGTGGAATGCAAGTGATGCCCCTCAAGTCTGCAGAGATGGGGTTTGCGGAAATGTCTCACTCATTGGCTGGGATCCTGCTTCTGAAGCCAGGGCAAAGAGTTTTGGCCACATCACCAAACTTCTGATGCTCTTTTCTTTCAACAACAAGTAAATACAAGAACCTGATTTTTTCGGcctttgttttttgcttatcCAGTTGCTTGACTTCGGCCCAAGGCCCACAGTCATGTCAGGAAGTGTTGTAATTGCCCGacataatttgaactcagtcctcctgacttcaaaggcCGGTGCTTCAACCACTGCCTCCTGGTGGCCTCTTTTAAACCTTTCTATGAAGAGCCACCTGCTCCTAGATAGAGACTGGGGATCGGAGTATGATCGCCAAATATCCTATTTTCTACTTTTtggtgtttgcttttttttctttctcatttttcccctctctgatttttcttgtgcagcagataaatgtagacatatttatagaagaattacatatgtttaacttatattggatacttgctgtctagaagtgggggagtggaaggaagaaaaagggaaaaatgtggaACCAGTTTGGGTAGGAAGAATGAGTTGAAAccatctttgcatggattttgaaaataaaaaagttattatttaagaTGAGCAAGTTCTTGAGGCAAGAAAGCCATTTTTTATATTTAGGTGCCCAAGATTTGGGTATAGCACAAGCctctaataaatgtttctttcaaaaaataaaccCCTCGTATGAAGCTCTGTTTCTGCAAGGTTCTGCGCCTCAAAGTGTTCCTCCCTCATTCCCGGCCTGACCTCCTGCCCATCCTGAGGAGAACCCTTCCTGCCTGCCCGCCCAGGGCCCAGAACTCATCCGTTGCACCAGAACCCGCCTCCAGTGCTTCAGAACTCGCCTCCAGATTATTACGTGCAATGCTGCTACAGACAGGGTGAGGGCTTGTGCACTATTCTCTGTACTTTCCATCACCGTCCAACCTCTTCTGTAGCTCATGGATATTGGTTTATGAGGTCACTGATAAGCCCCAACCTGTGGCTACAATGATCCAATGCGAGAGGTGCAGGAGGGCATTTAGGACGATTCCACCTGGTCGGGGGACCCTCTGAAGAACAACTGCACACTGCGATCATGACTTTTCCAGCAACATACAGTGGCATTTCTTCGCATACAAAGGGGAGAGCAAACATTCAATTACATCAATTATCATTTTGACCTGAAGGTGACAGGGTATGACATGTTAGGGGGCAGGAAGCGCCCAGGACCTCAAGCTTTTCTGAATAACGTCCCAGGAAGGGGACAAGCTCAGTATCCGCTAAACCTTTTCTCATAAATATCCCAAGGAAAGGACAACAGAGCCCAGGGTTTGAACTAGGCAAATGGCAAAGGAAGTGCGTCTGAGGTTGGAGAGTGGGAGAGGGGACACCCTGTGGTCTCAATCTCTGTGGCGCTTGTAGGGGATCAAATTATAACACCCTGAGGACTCTTGAAATGCCCCATGAGGAGGTGGAGGAGAATGGGTGCCGGAGGGGAGGAAGGGGCACGTGGGGTAAGGAGGTGATGAAGAATGGGGGACAGCTTTGGGGCCATCAACAAAAAGGGGAACCAGGAAAAGCAAATGGCTCTGTGGGACAAAGATCCGGTGAGATCCCAGGGAGTGGCCAAACAGGGCTGAGGGTCCAAAGTAGTGACACCTGGGGTCACTCTATCGAAAGAGCATGGCATTAGCTAAGAAAGAGGGCCCTGATGCTGGCCTCACCTCTTTATTTCTAGAATTGACCAGAGAAGCTTTCTCAGTCATCTACAGTCCAGAGCCCTTGAGAGGTCAGCTATGACCTTAGTCCACGAAGCCCCCTGGATATGTTGTAATGGGAGGACACCCCCTGACCTCTCCTGACTGGGGCTGCTGTCCCAGCAAGCCCAGCACAAACTTCCTATTTCTCTGGGCTCTCCTTCGTGCCGAAGCTCCAGGACCATGGCAGCAACCTCACCTGTGGGATGACCTTCCTGAGCCGGTGGGAGAGTTCTCACGAGAGAACCGACCAGCCTGGTCGTAACCCAGAGTGCAAACATACCTGAGTCTGGAACAGCGGGCGGATGGGGGTGAAACATGAGCCTGGCAGCCAGAGCACCAGGAacagggggaagggatggagggtcCCCCAGGGTGGACAGAGCAGGGGAGGCAGGTGTGCCAGATGCTTCCTCCGACTCTTCCTCAGCCCGCCCAGAAGAGCGTCAGCCTGTCAGGGATCCTCCTTGGGATAGATCAGGGTCCTCACAGCCATCAGGTCCAGCCCCTGCTCCTCATGTTACAAAGCAGGAGAAAAGTCATGCAAACTGGCTGTGAAGGGGGAGCAAGGAGCAGAGCCAGCATTTGGACCCAGTCCTTGAATCCCAGCTTCTTTCTCTCCCCAGTaatagttgttgttattattattatacttgtgGTATCACTGAAAGTCAGGAGCTCCTGGGCCCTGGCCAACAAACTGTTTGAATCTGAGGGGAAAGCCTGGCAACCTTGGCCCCCACTGGGAAGGGGAAGAACCAGCCCGAATCTCGAGCCTTCGCATCCTGGGGGATGCTGTGGGGCAGGGAGCCTTGGAGAGTCATGGGGCAGGATGCAGGATCCCCGGCTGAGGAGGGAAGGAGCCTGGGCCAGTGGCACCTAGACCTGaagagaagtgagagagaaatgtgcaggagggagggaaagaactaATGGAGGCATGAGTTCTCAGCCCATGGAGATAAATAAATTAGCTGTCCCTGAGTGGTCTGTGATCTTGGTGATGGGAAAAATTGTATAGCAGTGAGAAGCTCTGTGGCCTCCCAAAGCCCCTTGAATGTAGTTTTAGAAAGGGGAAGCCTGAAACACGAAGTTTTACCTTCATTGCTCGCTCCCTGGGCAGTTTCCCTTCTCAAATACAGAAAAATCTCTTTCTGCACAATAGAGCAATATTTGCACTATGGAGCTCCCACCAGTCACGGGAAGTGTTTTCTAGAACTTCTCAATGCAGTGAAAGTTTAGATAAGGGAATGTTGGGACCAGGGACAGGATGCCCGGTTCCCTGGGAGAGCCGCCCttgtctaatctttttttttttttttcagctaaaaCAAAGCCAGACCCCCTCACAGTCTACATTGGGGCATTTTTTGCATTCAAGATCATGGTCTTTCTCACCTTGTGTCTCATCCTGACATGGTGAGTGGGGAGCCAACACAGGAGCCCAGACAGGGAGTGGGAAGAGAGATCCCTGCAGGGGTGGAAGTAGAGGGGAAAGGGTTAGGGCTCCTGACACAGCGTTGGGCTTATGTCTTCAGTGTGAAgtttctgagaaaaaaagaagccgGCAGAGAACCAAGAGGTCCGGGACAGGAAGGAGGTGATTTTCAGTGATAAGGTTCCTGGAGTCCCTTTGGTGAGTGAAATGATTATGAGACTGAATCCTTATTTATACCCACCAAAAGACAGAATAGCTAAAGTGAAGACATTTGAAAGTGACTCCTCCCGTTTATTTGGCAATGTCCAATCATAGTTTTGCTCTTGCTACTTAAAAAATAATGGGACATTGgcatttagagataaagaaatttccTCAAATTATTGTTGTTGCGGTATCCCCCAAATTTTGTACATTGCCTCATCATTGTTGTTCTTAAATGAAATGATCATTTCCTTGATTTGTTCTGGACCCGTTCGttagcattttattattatttccaattattttttaagatgTGCTTTAAAGGCCCCATACTGAGTGTGATATTTAGTATATTATGGTCAGAAAAGGATCCATTTAGTGTTTCTGGTTTTCTGATTTATTGATGAAGTTTTTATGCTCTGTTGATTATTTGAAGGTGACATGCACAGCTCAGAATAAGACATGCTACTTCCTATTGCCATGTAGTATTCTCCGGAGCTCTGTCATATggaacttttctgaaattctaatcagcttcttaatttcttccattttgttttttagtcagATTCATCTAGGTCTGAGAAGGGCAATTTGAAGTCCCCTCACTATTACAGTTTTAGTATTTTCTCCTGTaactcaatttcattttcttttagtgTCTTGGAGCCagattgaattcagaaagatgagtcttcctcatttCAGGCCTGGTACTTTATCCAGTGTTTAACTGCCCTTACATTATTCCCATTATATTCTAATATgggatataaaatatatgcatgtgggTCTATACTGAATATATACCCCCAAAAGCTTGAGGAGGTTATGGGAAGCAGGGCTCTAATAGCTGAGGAATCAGGTAAAGTGTCATGTAGACACCAGGACTTAAATAGAGTCCTGAAGAAAGCCAGACAATCTAAGAAATTGGCAATTGACACTAAAAGGGAAAAGTACATGAGAGGGTTGGGTTGGGAGGGAAGATAGGGAGTTCTGTCTTAAATAAACAGAGATCTACACTCCACAGTTAACCAAGCACTGCCTCTGTCAGAGCCTTGGGCTGAAGGATAGATGTTTGGAAATGGTAATTAAAACAGTGGGAAATAATGAGatcataaaatgagagaatgtacagagaaaagagaagacccAAAGTAGAGACCCCTGGGGATGTACCTGATAATTAGAGGGTGTAAAAACGGATGACAAATGAGTCATAGTTATGAGGAAACCCAGGCAACATGATCTTGCAGCACTCCACAGAGCATTTGGTTTGGAGTCACTGAGAAAACTCTTCCTGAATTTTCTTTAAGTCAAAACTTTATTTCCCCAAAGCTGGCTGGCCAAGTAGAATGGGCAAACTAATTGGCATTTAGGGTCTGGGGGAGAAAGCTTATGTACCATCATTTTGGCTCCAAGCCATGTTGGGAATTGTAGGACTGTTAAAAACAGCATTTGTCAGGCAGTAGCTTAGCCACAGGGTCTCTTAAAAACAGAATCAGTCAAAATGGCAACTTGGTTGTCTGAGCTGAAGAAACAGTCGACTGGGCAAGAGTCCTTCTGTGGGCCCAGCAAGGCGAAACGTACTAATGTTAGAGGTCTTGGAAAATGTTTTGGTATTAATTTTCATAAGCTAGTCCAGGGCCCAGCATGTCCTCCATACTCAGAGAGAAGGAAGTATCCAAGAGCAGAGCGAGTTAGCTGAGTCAGAAGCACCAGGGACATGGGAGTATCCAGCAGAGCGGGCGATTTTAAGTAGAAAAGTTTCAGTTCAATGGTGAAATCTGAAACTTGATAGATGGTCCAtaagaagagagaacaaaaggagCAAGTGGGGGTGTCCCTTCCCTCATCTGGATCCCAATTTTATTGTTTCTccaatgagaaaaaggaaataactggCATCTGAGGTTGTCTATAATCCTGAATCTGTTCCAGCAGGAAAGCCTCGGGCCCTGGTCACTTTCTTTCTGCTATAATGGTCTATTTGCAAGGCTCTGAACCAaacatcattttctctttcctcccttggCTCAGGACAATTTTTTCACAAAAAGATCATAGACTTAGGTATAGACAGAACTTTAGAAATCACCTACTCTGAGCTGCTCACGTCATATACAAGAGCACTAAAGACTGTCAGAGGGAGGAAGAGCCTGAGCTGAGGTCCCTTCATGACAGAGTAAATATTCTCACACAAAGGTCTTCTGGCTCCAATCCTCACAGTGTCTCCTCTTCAGAGCAAAAAAGTGCTTAGAGATCAACCCATGTCAGGGTTTTAGAGAATAAGACTGAGATCCCAGGAGGGTAGGAATGTCATACACTTAcctcttttagtttttctttttaaataaagcaagGATTCAGATGGGGACAGGGACACTTTTTAGTGTCCCACAGTCAGGGATGGTATAACCTTAGTGCCCTACCTCTCCATTCATTTTAGTAGTAAACATACAGTAGTAAACTGAGCCAGAGGGAAGGAAGACATTTATTCAAGAATCTTAGTGATAGCATCTGTTATCTTTTCTT
Encoded here:
- the LOC116422673 gene encoding sialic acid-binding Ig-like lectin 12; translated protein: MQMPAAVTVQEGLCITILCTFHHPPTSSSAAHGYWFKEGSNTDVAQPVATNDPMREVQEAFRGRFHLVGDPLKNNCTLRITDARKEDSGKYFFRIQRGEQKFNYINYHLDLKVTDLTEKPVIYSPGAPEEGHSPSSHFSHFWASVLKLQDHGSNLTCGMTFPGAGGRALTERTIQLNVTSKTKPDPLTVYIGAFFAFKIMVFLTLCLILTCVKFLRKKEAGREPRGPGQEGGDFQ